Genomic window (Nitrosophilus kaiyonis):
TAGCAAGAGAAGCTCTTGATCTTGCAAGATACAAACTACCATTTAAAACAAAAATTGTAACGCAAGAGAGTGAAAATGAAATATACTGAGATTAAAGATAAGAGCTTACAAGAGCTCGAAGGGATGTTAAGGGATAAAAAGTTGCTGCTTTTTCAACTAAGAGCCAAGTTG
Coding sequences:
- the rpmC gene encoding 50S ribosomal protein L29; this encodes MKYTEIKDKSLQELEGMLRDKKLLLFQLRAKLKTMQLQDTSEIRKTRRDIARIKTAIAAKKRA